A stretch of Xenopus laevis strain J_2021 chromosome 8S, Xenopus_laevis_v10.1, whole genome shotgun sequence DNA encodes these proteins:
- the gsc.S gene encoding homeobox protein goosecoid isoform B (The RefSeq protein has 2 substitutions compared to this genomic sequence): protein MPSGMFSIDNILAARPRCKESLLLPQNGPLLFSSLGESLYGPADYSGFYNRTVAPTSALQGVNGSRLGYNNYYYGQLHLQTPVGPSCCGAVQALGTQQCSCVPSATAYDGAGSVLIPPVPHQMLPYMNVGTLSRTELQLLNQLHCRRKRRHRTIFTDEQLEALENLFQETKYPDVGTREQLARRVHLREEKVEVWFKNRRAKWRRQKRSSSEESENAQKWNKSSKNSAEKRDEQAKSDLDSDS, encoded by the exons ATGCCTTCTGGCATGTTCAGCATTGATAACATTTTGGCTGCCAGACCTCGCTGCAAGGAGTCGCTGCTGCTCCCCCAGAATGGGCCGTTGCTCTTCTCCAGTCTGGGGGAGTCTCTCTATGGCCCCGCAGATTACAGCGGATTTTATAACCGGACTGTGGCCCCAACTTCTGCTCTCCAAGGAGTGAATGGATCTAGGCTGGGATACAATAACTACTACTATGGACAGTTGCATTTACAGACGCCCGTGGGCCCCTCGTGTTGTGGAGCAGTTCAAGCTCTGGGGACGCAGCAGTGCTCGTGTGTACCCTCAGCTACAG CATACGATGGTGCAGGGTCAATGCTGATTCCACCAGTGCCTCACCAGATGCTCCCTTACATGAATGTTGGCACTTTGTCCAGGACTGAGCTGCAGTTACTTAACCAGCTGCACTGCaggaggaagaggaggcataGGACCATCTTCACTGATGAACAACTGGAAGCACTGGAAAATCTCTTCCAAGAAACCAAGTACCCAGATGTGGGCACCAGAGAACAGCTGGCAAGGAGGGTTCATCTCAGAGAAGAAAAAGTAGAG GTTTGGTTCAAAAATCGAAGAGCAAAATGGAGGAGGCAGAAAAGATCTTCATCAGAAGAATCAGAAAATGCCCAAAAGTGGAATAAATCCTCAAAAAACTCTGCAGAGAAAGGGGACGAGCAGGCTAAAAGTGACCTGGACTCTGACAGTTGA